One stretch of Amycolatopsis sp. NBC_00345 DNA includes these proteins:
- a CDS encoding flavin reductase family protein codes for MNHENGFISPAPAAEFRAAMAEVCTPISVVTTVEDGRPYGTTVSAFLSLSMTPPMVLVSLGKQSHLLEVMRRTSAFGLNVLATGQSEFALHFGTKAPDKFSGIDWSYECGSARLPGVAVWVAGTVDTFVEGGDHVLMLGNVAAADTTELAPLTYHAHAFGTHHRFAEAS; via the coding sequence GAGAATGGATTTATCAGCCCAGCCCCAGCAGCGGAATTCCGTGCGGCGATGGCCGAGGTGTGCACCCCGATCTCCGTCGTGACAACCGTCGAAGACGGACGGCCGTACGGCACAACGGTAAGCGCGTTCCTCTCCCTGTCGATGACGCCGCCCATGGTCCTGGTTTCACTCGGCAAGCAATCGCACCTGCTTGAGGTAATGCGACGAACCAGCGCATTCGGACTGAATGTGCTGGCAACCGGTCAGTCGGAGTTCGCGCTGCATTTCGGGACGAAGGCTCCCGACAAGTTCAGCGGTATCGACTGGTCATACGAGTGCGGGTCCGCGCGACTGCCCGGGGTCGCGGTGTGGGTCGCAGGCACTGTGGACACGTTCGTCGAGGGCGGCGACCACGTGCTGATGCTCGGCAACGTGGCCGCCGCGGACACCACGGAGCTTGCGCCGCTGACGTATCACGCCCACGCCTTCGGCACTCACCACCGCTTCGCCGAGGCATCCTGA
- the ribB gene encoding 3,4-dihydroxy-2-butanone-4-phosphate synthase has translation MVADGADRENEVDLVGAAELMTPEKMAFLVSQTSGIVCAPMSGERCAELRLPQMVERNTDAHGTAFTVSVDHVDSGTGVSAAARTRTVRALADHDTLAEQLHRPGHVFPLRARDGGVLARAGHTEAAVDLLAIAGLCQVGVISELVAAGGEMLRGDQAAGFADEHGLPLVAVADVVRYRTHIEKLLKDVASATMPTVFGASRAIAGRDALDGTEHLAWPGLDDIAAPSVVSRSAELIADEGTGLIVYLRGYEGRASDWPTRSTRTRYRIRD, from the coding sequence GTGGTCGCCGACGGCGCCGATCGGGAAAACGAGGTCGACCTGGTGGGCGCCGCCGAGCTGATGACACCGGAAAAGATGGCCTTCTTGGTGAGCCAAACGAGTGGGATCGTCTGCGCGCCGATGAGCGGCGAGCGCTGTGCCGAACTGCGACTGCCGCAGATGGTGGAGCGTAATACCGACGCGCACGGCACTGCGTTCACGGTGAGCGTCGACCACGTCGATTCCGGTACCGGCGTGTCGGCGGCGGCGCGGACGCGTACGGTGCGCGCGCTCGCGGATCACGACACTCTGGCGGAACAACTGCACCGGCCAGGGCATGTCTTTCCGCTCCGGGCCCGCGACGGCGGCGTGCTCGCCCGGGCCGGGCATACCGAGGCGGCGGTCGATCTGCTCGCGATCGCCGGCCTGTGCCAGGTCGGGGTGATCTCGGAGCTGGTGGCGGCGGGCGGGGAGATGTTGCGTGGCGATCAGGCGGCGGGGTTCGCCGACGAACACGGGCTGCCCCTGGTCGCCGTCGCCGATGTCGTGCGCTATCGCACGCACATCGAGAAGCTCCTGAAGGACGTCGCATCGGCAACGATGCCGACCGTGTTCGGCGCGTCCCGGGCGATTGCCGGCCGTGACGCCCTGGATGGCACCGAGCACCTGGCCTGGCCTGGCCTGGACGACATCGCCGCACCGAGCGTGGTGTCCCGCTCCGCCGAGCTGATCGCCGATGAGGGCACCGGCCTCATCGTCTACCTACGCGGATACGAAGGCCGGGCGTCGGACTGGCCAACAAGATCCACGCGTACGCGCTACAGGATCAGGGACTGA